Proteins from a genomic interval of Clostridium cochlearium:
- a CDS encoding diguanylate cyclase domain-containing protein, whose protein sequence is MLPDIKDYNNYEIISLRIANAINKVNIEDIDINISLSIGTSFYPRDGENIDELISKADKAMYNVKNVGGNRCAHY, encoded by the coding sequence TTGTTACCTGATATAAAGGATTATAATAATTATGAGATAATATCTTTAAGAATTGCAAATGCAATTAATAAAGTTAATATTGAGGATATAGATATAAATATATCTTTGAGTATAGGAACTAGCTTTTATCCAAGAGATGGTGAGAATATTGATGAACTTATATCAAAAGCAGATAAAGCTATGTACAATGTTAAAAATGTAGGTGGAAATAGATGTGCTCATTATTAA
- the rlmD gene encoding 23S rRNA (uracil(1939)-C(5))-methyltransferase RlmD: MKKDIPVKKNNIYRVSITGMGTKGEGIGKIDNFTIFIPGAILGEEVEVNIIKVNKNYAVGKLLNIIIASEERVKPICDIYTRCGGCQLQHMSYKEQLNFKRQKVKDALLRLGGIDVEVEAVLGMKNPYRYRNKVQLPIGKENEKVSIGFYAPRSHNIIDLKTCLIQDEKADDIIKILREWIEKFNVPIYNEKEHKGNLRHIMVRTAFKTGEVMVVLVTKDKNLPHKEELINKLIENLQGVVSIIQNINSQKTNVVLGKESIVLWGKDKIIDYIANFKFAITPLSFFQVNPIQTEVLYNKALEYADLKGNEVVFDAYCGTGTISLFLSQKAKKVYGVEIVAEAIESAKLNAKENNVDNVDFIVGESEQVIPELIEKGIKADVVVVDPPRKGCEKSLLEAMANMSPEKIVYVSCDPATLARDLGVLEKLGYKTIRVQPVDMFSNTYHVENVVLLEKF; the protein is encoded by the coding sequence ATGAAAAAAGATATACCAGTAAAGAAGAATAATATATACAGAGTATCCATAACAGGTATGGGAACAAAAGGTGAAGGCATAGGAAAGATAGATAATTTTACTATCTTTATACCCGGTGCTATTTTAGGTGAGGAAGTAGAAGTAAATATAATAAAAGTAAATAAAAATTATGCAGTAGGAAAATTATTAAATATAATTATAGCTTCTGAAGAAAGAGTGAAGCCAATTTGTGATATTTATACAAGATGTGGTGGGTGCCAATTACAACATATGAGTTATAAAGAACAATTGAATTTTAAAAGACAAAAGGTAAAAGATGCTCTTTTAAGATTGGGCGGTATAGACGTAGAGGTAGAAGCAGTATTAGGTATGAAAAATCCATATAGATATAGAAATAAAGTTCAACTTCCCATTGGGAAAGAAAATGAAAAAGTTAGTATAGGATTTTATGCTCCAAGAAGTCATAATATAATAGATTTAAAAACCTGTCTTATACAAGATGAAAAAGCAGATGATATTATAAAAATATTAAGAGAGTGGATAGAAAAATTTAATGTACCTATATATAATGAAAAAGAACATAAAGGAAATCTAAGACATATAATGGTGCGAACAGCTTTTAAAACCGGTGAAGTTATGGTGGTATTGGTAACTAAAGATAAAAATTTACCTCATAAGGAAGAGCTAATAAATAAACTTATTGAGAATTTACAAGGAGTTGTAAGTATTATTCAAAACATAAACTCCCAAAAGACAAATGTAGTATTAGGGAAAGAATCTATTGTGCTTTGGGGAAAGGATAAAATAATAGATTACATAGCAAATTTTAAATTTGCAATAACACCATTATCTTTTTTTCAAGTAAATCCAATACAAACAGAAGTACTTTATAATAAAGCATTAGAATATGCAGACTTAAAAGGTAATGAAGTTGTATTTGATGCTTACTGTGGAACAGGTACTATATCTTTATTTTTATCTCAAAAGGCTAAAAAAGTATATGGAGTGGAAATAGTAGCTGAAGCCATAGAAAGTGCAAAATTAAATGCTAAGGAAAATAATGTGGATAATGTGGATTTTATAGTAGGCGAATCTGAACAAGTAATACCTGAATTAATAGAAAAGGGAATAAAAGCAGATGTAGTTGTAGTAGATCCTCCAAGAAAAGGTTGTGAAAAATCTCTTCTAGAAGCTATGGCAAATATGTCACCAGAAAAAATAGTTTATGTATCCTGTGATCCTGCAACTTTGGCCAGAGATTTAGGCGTTTTAGAAAAGTTAGGTTATAAAACCATAAGAGTACAACCCGTAGACATGTTTTCCAACACATACCATGTGGAAAATGTGGTTTTATTGGAGAAATTTTAA
- the asrC gene encoding sulfite reductase subunit C, protein MDINTKALKKNAFRVTKERGKTAVRVRVPGGYLDAKYLNILQNIAQTYGNGTLHITIRQGFEIPGIPMKYIPEVNKALQPIIEGLEINQESTNNGYSASGTRNVSACIGNNVCPFANYNTTKFAKKIEKAIFPNDYHVKIALTGCANDCIKARMQDFGIIGMTEPQYDSYRCIGCKACVDTCKKKSTGALSFENYKVVRDHSKCIGCGECINKCPTSAWSRSEDKYFKLVIMGRTGKKNPRLAADFITWIDEESIIKIILNTYDYINEYIDRNAPGGKEHIGYIVDRTGYQEFKKWALKDVNLNPKAKVEDIIKF, encoded by the coding sequence ATGGATATAAATACTAAGGCTTTGAAGAAAAATGCATTTAGGGTTACAAAAGAGAGAGGTAAAACGGCAGTTAGGGTAAGGGTACCAGGAGGATATTTAGATGCTAAGTATTTAAATATACTTCAAAATATTGCACAAACTTATGGCAATGGAACATTGCATATAACTATAAGACAGGGTTTTGAAATACCTGGTATACCAATGAAATACATTCCAGAAGTTAATAAAGCACTTCAACCTATTATAGAAGGACTAGAAATCAATCAAGAAAGTACAAATAATGGATACTCAGCATCAGGTACTAGAAATGTATCTGCATGTATAGGAAATAATGTTTGTCCTTTTGCAAATTACAATACTACAAAATTTGCAAAGAAAATAGAAAAGGCTATATTTCCAAATGATTACCATGTAAAAATAGCCTTAACAGGGTGTGCTAATGACTGTATAAAGGCGAGAATGCAAGATTTTGGGATTATAGGTATGACAGAACCACAATATGATTCTTATAGATGTATAGGCTGTAAGGCCTGTGTGGATACTTGCAAGAAAAAATCTACAGGAGCATTAAGCTTTGAAAATTATAAAGTAGTAAGAGATCATAGCAAGTGTATAGGATGTGGAGAATGCATAAATAAATGTCCGACCTCTGCTTGGTCCAGAAGTGAAGACAAATATTTTAAATTGGTTATTATGGGAAGGACAGGCAAAAAAAATCCTAGATTAGCTGCTGATTTTATAACTTGGATAGATGAAGAGAGTATAATAAAAATAATACTTAATACCTATGATTATATTAATGAATATATAGATAGAAATGCTCCAGGAGGAAAAGAACATATAGGTTATATAGTAGATAGAACAGGATATCAAGAATTTAAAAAGTGGGCATTAAAAGATGTTAACTTGAATCCTAAAGCAAAAGTAGAGGATATAATAAAATTTTAA
- the asrB gene encoding anaerobic sulfite reductase subunit AsrB, with translation MLKLERRIKLENNIYLPFKSTILEIIPHTDIDYTFRMEYKGEVKPGQFFEVSIPKYGEAPISVCGIGKNYIDLTIRKVGKVTDVVHTFFPGEHFFMRGPYGNGFDVDVYKGKELIIAAGGTGLAPVKGVIEYFTNNINNVKSLNVLCGFKSPEDILFKEDIESWRKNIEVILTVDNAKEDYKGNVGLITKYVDKVDIKNIEEANVIIVGPPIMMKFTVQEFLKKGIREENIWVSYERKMCCGVGKCGHCKIDDTYICLDGPVFNYTQAKRLID, from the coding sequence ATGCTGAAATTGGAGAGGAGAATTAAATTGGAAAACAATATATATTTACCTTTTAAATCAACAATATTAGAAATAATTCCTCATACAGATATAGATTATACTTTTAGAATGGAGTACAAAGGAGAAGTAAAACCAGGCCAATTCTTTGAAGTATCAATTCCTAAATATGGAGAAGCACCTATATCTGTCTGTGGTATAGGAAAAAATTATATAGATTTAACCATAAGAAAAGTGGGAAAAGTAACAGATGTAGTACACACATTTTTTCCTGGAGAACACTTTTTTATGAGAGGACCTTATGGTAATGGATTTGATGTAGACGTATATAAGGGAAAAGAACTTATTATAGCAGCAGGTGGAACAGGACTTGCTCCAGTAAAGGGTGTAATAGAATATTTTACAAATAATATTAATAATGTGAAAAGTTTAAATGTACTTTGCGGATTTAAGTCACCTGAAGATATATTATTTAAAGAAGATATAGAAAGTTGGAGGAAAAATATAGAAGTTATATTAACAGTTGATAATGCTAAGGAAGATTATAAAGGAAATGTTGGGCTTATAACAAAATATGTAGACAAGGTAGATATAAAAAACATAGAAGAAGCGAATGTAATAATAGTGGGACCTCCTATTATGATGAAATTTACGGTACAAGAATTTTTGAAAAAAGGAATACGAGAAGAAAATATATGGGTATCCTATGAGAGAAAAATGTGTTGTGGAGTAGGAAAATGTGGTCATTGTAAAATAGATGATACTTATATATGCTTAGATGGACCAGTGTTTAATTATACTCAAGCCAAGAGACTTATAGATTAG
- the asrA gene encoding anaerobic sulfite reductase subunit AsrA — translation MGFKMELKDFNYILDKISENYKIYAPKLLKGKGTFSDTDMVRYGEVKTIDEIEFNKKSLFSPKETILPITQTLFYFTEDEVLEPKIDKKNILIFLRSCDIHAVKRLDEIYLKNGYEDIYYKRLREKVKFVLIECEKSFENCFCTSMGTNKTEDYSLFVKRQQDKVLVKCKDEDFLNMFKDFKDEKVEPKFIEENQLEVKIPKILDNSIFQSDFWKEYSSRCIACGRCNTVCGTCACFTMQDIFYKDNKNVGERRRVWSSCQIDGFTTMAGGHEFRKNKGDRMRFKVMHKIHDFNKRFGYHMCVGCGRCDDACPEYISFSNCVNKLNAEIGEEN, via the coding sequence TTGGGATTTAAAATGGAATTAAAGGATTTTAATTATATCTTAGACAAGATATCAGAAAATTATAAAATATATGCACCAAAACTTTTAAAAGGTAAAGGCACATTTTCAGATACAGATATGGTTAGATATGGAGAAGTAAAAACTATAGATGAGATAGAATTTAATAAAAAATCATTATTCTCTCCTAAAGAGACCATATTACCTATAACACAAACACTATTTTATTTTACTGAAGATGAGGTGTTGGAACCTAAAATAGATAAAAAAAATATTCTTATATTCTTAAGAAGTTGCGATATACATGCTGTAAAAAGATTAGATGAAATTTATTTAAAAAATGGATATGAAGATATATATTATAAAAGACTTAGAGAAAAAGTTAAATTTGTATTGATAGAATGTGAAAAAAGTTTTGAAAATTGTTTTTGTACAAGCATGGGAACAAATAAAACAGAGGATTATTCACTATTTGTAAAAAGACAACAAGATAAAGTTTTAGTAAAGTGTAAAGATGAAGATTTTTTAAATATGTTTAAAGATTTTAAAGATGAAAAAGTAGAACCTAAATTTATAGAAGAAAATCAATTAGAAGTAAAAATTCCTAAGATATTGGATAATAGTATATTCCAATCGGACTTTTGGAAAGAATATTCATCAAGATGTATAGCCTGTGGAAGATGTAATACAGTTTGCGGAACTTGTGCCTGTTTTACTATGCAGGATATATTTTATAAGGATAATAAAAATGTTGGCGAAAGAAGAAGAGTATGGTCATCTTGTCAGATAGATGGATTTACAACTATGGCTGGAGGACATGAATTTAGAAAAAATAAAGGGGATAGAATGAGATTTAAGGTAATGCATAAGATACATGATTTCAATAAAAGATTTGGATATCATATGTGTGTTGGATGTGGAAGATGTGATGATGCATGTCCAGAATATATTTCATTTTCAAATTGTGTTAATAAGTTAAATGCTGAAATTGGAGAGGAGAATTAA